A window from Chitinophaga filiformis encodes these proteins:
- a CDS encoding TIGR00730 family Rossman fold protein: protein MNNIAIFCGSNFGNDPVYTSLTKELGNCIVKNKLRLIYGGAAVGLMGVVADQVLSLGGEVIGVLPEKISNTEIAHKNLTQLHVVATMHERKAMMANLADCFIAIPGGIGTLEEIIEVFTWAQLGFHSKPCGILNVNGYYDKLQELLMTMCSAGFLSEYHMKSLVFDDDPERLLNTVLQQKVVYQPKWVK, encoded by the coding sequence ATGAACAACATTGCTATCTTTTGCGGATCTAACTTCGGGAATGATCCGGTTTATACCAGTCTGACCAAGGAATTGGGCAATTGTATTGTAAAGAACAAACTCAGGCTGATCTACGGCGGAGCAGCTGTTGGTCTGATGGGAGTTGTGGCCGACCAGGTATTGTCACTGGGAGGGGAGGTGATTGGCGTATTGCCGGAAAAGATCTCCAATACGGAGATTGCCCACAAAAACCTTACGCAATTGCATGTTGTAGCTACCATGCATGAGCGGAAGGCAATGATGGCGAACCTCGCAGATTGTTTTATAGCAATACCCGGCGGGATAGGTACCCTGGAAGAGATTATAGAGGTGTTCACCTGGGCGCAGCTGGGCTTTCATAGCAAGCCTTGTGGCATTCTCAATGTGAATGGTTACTATGACAAGCTGCAGGAGTTGTTGATGACAATGTGCAGTGCAGGTTTTTTATCTGAATACCATATGAAGTCTCTGGTTTTTGATGATGATCCGGAACGTTTACTGAATACAGTGCTGCAACAAAAGGTGGTTTATCAGCCTAAATGGGTGAAGTAA